Part of the Hevea brasiliensis isolate MT/VB/25A 57/8 chromosome 16, ASM3005281v1, whole genome shotgun sequence genome is shown below.
ggaaggaaaaaaaaaaagacaaaactaAATATTACCTGATCCCTTTCTGTCCATTGCTGCTCTTCTTTCAGTTTTTGCTCAGCTACCTTTGTTTCAAGAGCAATAAGtgacataaataattaaaaaataggaGGAAGAGGAGACGAAAATAAAGAAGCAAAGAAACAAACCCGAATATTTTCTTTGACAGATTCATTTTGAGGATCTAGCTGTAATGCTGAAGAGAAGAATATATGAAATGAGATATCAGATTATTTACTGTATTGCATGGGAAAGTTGCAAGTACTGAACTTCAACAACATACCTTAATCGAATCATGAGTCTAATAACATAGCACCATATTCTAATGATATAAAGCATAACAAAATCCCCAAAGCCACTATAATACAACGGCTTAGGAACAACTGCCATTACATCATTCTGTTATCATAACTTCAAATGACATCCAAATATCAGCGGCACAAGGTATGCTCATTGTCCATCTTTGCTTTAACTTTCATTTTGCACAATGTTATTTATTAGATATAAAGTCTAGACATCAAAACAATGACTAATAGATTAAAAATCTCAGCTGATATGCTATTACCAGTCATACAAGATGGAAAAGGCAACTATAGGACCTCTGGCAAATTATGTTTATCTTTCAGCTGCAATTGCAATTACTATACCATAAGCAACAAATGCTCTATATACTTTACAGCACCAGATTGCATTTAGCTAACTAAAATCCAATATTTTCACGTCTGAAGGAAAACATTGGTACTGCAAAATATTAAAGAACTAGCCTATCCCTATCAGGCAATAGAGTAAAAATCAGAATGCATCAAAGTGAATTGAATCTACTTTAGCAAAACGTAAACTTAGTAAAACTAGCAAAGCAATTATAAAATTACAAATGTAGATTTAATCCACATCACACCCAGTAAAACAATAACCTACAGAATGCATAACAAAGAATTAGAGCTTGCAGTCATGGCATAATGATTCAATTACATTAGATTATATGAGCAATACTAAGGATATTTAAGAATCAAAGTTACACCAACCTTTCCTAAATCCTTTGTCAATAGCATCTCTGTAGTTCCCTTGTGCATAATATGCTAGTCCAAGACGACTGTATGCCTTGCTGTAATTCGGGTCAATTTCAATGGATTCAAGACAGTCTCTGATTGCTTCATTATATTTGTGGATCTGAGTATATGCAGCTGCCCTGATATGCATACATCAAGCTActcaatttgaaattaaaattgtgttgcatgataaaaatatatataaggcAATGCCCCAGTTAAGGCCAGCCAAACCCTGGTCCCAGAAAAGGAACAATAGAAACAAGTTTTATTTTTCAGATTTCTGCAGAAATTAATAGCCTTCAGAACTTAAACTATCATTGCACTAGACAAAATGTATGTATACATACAGATAGATAACTGTGTTTTCTGGGTGTGTGGAAACATCTTATTTTACCTTGTGCAATAAAGCAGTAATATAAAAACAAAAACTTTAACCTTTGTCTTGACAATTGAAAAGATCTTGTAAGAAATTGTTCAAAGAAAATGCAGAGTTTACTTGTGGAAAACAATTCTCTATTTTTCATTTTCCATTTTCTTAGAAAACTCCGGTTTTCATTTTTCacagaaaataagagaaaacatGTTCACCTGTTAATAATAGAAAACAATTTCCtaattctaaattatatatatatatatatatatatatatattaagcagCTTTCAtagttaaacaaaaaaaaaatcattgcaaaatatatttggaaacttattttactttaaatttttttttatatgtgtTATTCATttgttttataataatatgattaattttttattattgtaaataaatattttcctAAATAATCATTCAATTTTAGttatgagaaaaaaaattatagtataaTTTAGGTTATGGAAAAGTCATTATTTTTCATTTGGAAAACAAGACATTTATCATAAAGAAAAATAGTTGAAAACAACGTAAAATTGTTTTCcaaatcttaattaaattttgCAAAACTGTAAATTAGTTTTCCAATTCTCTATTTGGAAAACTGAAAACCAACACATGCGAGTACAAAACTTTGTTTTCAAATTCTCTTAAAAAACTTTTCCATAAAGTTACTCCAGTTTTCCACAAGAGAACAAGCCCCTAATGTCTAACATGTACATTCTTAACAAACTAGTCTAATGGTTAAATTCACTAAGTCAAAGTCTCTAAATGTAGGCATTGAGGTTCAAATTTCGCCATTTAACAATCCCTCCCCCCcacaaaaagcaaaaaaaaaaaaaaaaagccataaaaatcaaagaagaaaaagaaaacaactaAAGTGTTAAACAATGAACTTATTTAAAAATGGATAACATTAAATTAaaagtttgtgtttttttttttgaactgaaaatTAAAAGATTGGTAAAGCATATCAAACAGCAGCCATCAAACAGATATTGTGACTATAAAATTCTGTTGAAACATGAAACCATGTCCACAATATACTTCTTTATGTTTATGGGAATTGAGTGCCTATCTCAAAGTCAATGCAAGAGATTCAGTGTTAGTATATACAAAACAATTGATTGATAGTGCACCTGTTACAGTGGTATACAGCATTATTTTCACAAAGCGAAATGGCACAAGAATACAATTCAATTGCATCAGAGTACAGCTTTGACTGTATAGCCCTGTTACCTAAAAGCAAAGACAATATTACATAATATAATCAGCCAAAAATTGAAGACAACATAGCATAATACAATCAGCTTGATTAAACTGTATTGATGCAAGACAAGGCAACCCTCTCTATCTCTGTCTTCCTCATTGGTGTTGCTAAACATAAACTCTTAGTAAGACAAAGAATGAAATGTAGACGCATTTTAAGAGATATTCTGATGCCATAAACCTTGCTTAGAGATATTCATAACATACAATTTGTCCAGAAGTTATAAATCAAAAGCATCTGCTGCATAAAGGCATACAAACTCAAATGCACCTTGTGACTTGAATGTCTCTGCCAAGCTATTCCGGTTAAATGATTGGCATCCAGCTTTTTCCATCTCCTGATATGGCAGATCATATTTTTTATCAATCAAGCTTTACAATGGAATAAGGAAAGGACAGGTTGACATCTTGTAACATATCAATCTTTGGACTAAATCAAATGCCCTATAATGCAATAGTATCAACGAACTCACAAATAATATTGAATAAAAAATCAAAGATTATATTTTTAATGCACCTAGCATACATGGGCATCGACAAATCTAAATTACATTTAGAGCATCATGAAATAAACGCGTTGCTTTATCCAGTTGGACAGGATCATCGTTCCCATCAGCCGTTGTCTTAAAAAAGTGACTTTTCTCAAGGGCAGCAAAGAACTGCCCAAAGAGTTCATCTTTGGATACCCCTGCCAATAACATTGAAAATCAATTAATGTATGAACTTAAGACTTTAAACCCACAACAAAAGGTTTAAACTGTCAAAAAAGGGGCCCAAACTCAAATTCAACCCAATAGCAAAGGGAATGAAATGTGCACAAAAGCCTTTTAAGCAATTGAGCAATTagatttttaattcaattaatgaTAGTAGGCAATGAGCCAACAACATTAGTATTGGCCTTGCCATTTCCAAATATTTTTTAACATACAACAAACACAAGTGATAAACAAGAATCAATATACAATAATGTGCAGTATCAAGAGAAGAATACAAGCCTACCCATTGCATGAGATGGTTGAGTCCAATCATCAACCTGTTTATAAAGATATACGATAGTTAAAACTCagaaaaagaatatatatatatatatatatatatatatatatatatatagttcatAATGATAAATTTAACCAAGTAAAGCATCTATGTGAATATGTTTTTTCAGTTTAAATTCAACAACAAACTTACAAAACAGCAACAACACAATTCAATAAACAACAGAAACTAAACCCTAATAAAGAATAAAAAGGCAACTATATATATTTCCAACAACTAGGCACCTATAGAAGTGTCATTTTATCTGCATCATAACATCAATTTTCAGTTTTATCTATTAATTATCTTACCGTTAATAATCCATAATAGATCCTTGGATAATGTGCATAACAACCACCAGCAGTTATACAAATGAAAGAATCAGTATCATCCTTAGAAATGCAAAGTGGTAAATTGGGAACCATGATAATGTTATTCATAAACATTTTAAATTAACATGTTCTCAAAAATATGGAAGACAAGCAATCATACTGGTAAAAATAACAAGTAAACTGGAGGGGAATAAAAATGTGAAAGTAAATAATGAGGATGGGGAAAAACAAAAACCTGAGTCCCAGATGTCTCTGAGTGATTAGCATCAACAGCATTCTGCTGGACATGGGATGTACTAGAAGTATCCGCTGGAGTAGCTCCATGACTCAAATCTGTTTTGATCTTCTGAGCCTCATTTGCCTCGATTGAACGAAATAAGTCGACCAACAAACCAGGATTTATGCAATCATTATTGGAAGTTGAATCAAGCTTAAAAACTTCAGTCAAACATTCCCTAGCAACCTCCAGACCTTCAATATCAACCCCAGGAGCAGGTTCAactaaaacatagtagaaaaaATGTCATACTTACTAGAAAAATAAAACAACCAGAAAACCAAGATCAATGCATACAATCAATCAGATAACTATAACacaatatgtgtgtgtgtgtgtgtatatatatatatatatatattaaaatctaGTCAAAATTAGCCTGCAAACAGAAATTATATGTTCTAGACAGAAACATTCCAAAAATTAAGCTTTCCAAGTGAAAGGATACTTGACAATTCTGATCAGAAAACCTCGATCACAATAAGATAAAGAAGACATTCAACTGGTACGAATGATTATAGAATAGATAGAGTAACCCAAATGAATTGAGCTAATGCCCGACAGTAATCATTTCCAGAAAAGATCAAAACCATAGTCATCAACAATGCCATGCCAACATATATAAATAGAATACAGAGAGCGAGAGAGAAGGGGGACTACTACCGGAGTCGAGGAAATCGAGGAAGGCGCGAACGATGCGACGGGAGAGAGGGGAATCAGTTTTCAAGTTAGTCATtgtgagagaaagagaaagagaaagagcgtTTCTGCTAGAAGAAGAGAATTACCTCCTCAAGGAGGAAACGGGAAGATAGCAAGGGATCGAGGAAAAGCTCCTCTTCCTTCCGTCAGAAGAGATAGTGAAGGTCGTGTGTTTGGT
Proteins encoded:
- the LOC110643820 gene encoding uncharacterized protein LOC110643820; translation: MTNLKTDSPLSRRIVRAFLDFLDSVEPAPGVDIEGLEVARECLTEVFKLDSTSNNDCINPGLLVDLFRSIEANEAQKIKTDLSHGATPADTSSTSHVQQNAVDANHSETSGTQVDDWTQPSHAMGVSKDELFGQFFAALEKSHFFKTTADGNDDPVQLDKATRLFHDALNEMEKAGCQSFNRNSLAETFKSQGNRAIQSKLYSDAIELYSCAISLCENNAVYHCNRAAAYTQIHKYNEAIRDCLESIEIDPNYSKAYSRLGLAYYAQGNYRDAIDKGFRKALQLDPQNESVKENIRVAEQKLKEEQQWTERDQNMNSSGHDDQGFNSQIPPFTSMPFNTNAIPVDFANMLRSMAAQVYPGQHPQDRQGEDRNVNGSDEPEIRVGGSINMNLGENIPEQLSGALRSMMEMFSGAAPAPAPAPATHGNPQDSNSTSKRSTN